The Virgibacillus sp. MSP4-1 genome has a segment encoding these proteins:
- the ytkD gene encoding RNA deprotection pyrophosphohydrolase, whose protein sequence is MITFKDYYQNNVKLSFTKNPFSKQPKHVWVITKYKHQWLLTKHKDRGLEFPGGKVEEGEKAEDAAEREVYEETGGIISNLKYIGQYFVDGKGGEVIKNVYYAEVDQLIKQPTYFETDGPVLLDTLPEDIQESSLFSFMMKDAVLPQSLKVIKKMEANSLR, encoded by the coding sequence ATGATTACGTTCAAGGATTATTATCAAAATAATGTTAAACTTTCTTTTACAAAAAATCCATTTTCCAAACAGCCCAAGCATGTATGGGTCATAACTAAATATAAACACCAATGGCTTCTGACAAAACATAAAGACCGCGGGTTGGAATTTCCAGGTGGCAAAGTGGAAGAAGGAGAAAAAGCAGAAGATGCTGCTGAACGAGAAGTTTATGAAGAAACAGGAGGTATAATATCGAATCTTAAGTATATCGGCCAGTATTTTGTGGACGGAAAAGGTGGGGAGGTTATCAAAAACGTTTATTATGCTGAGGTCGATCAGCTTATAAAGCAGCCCACTTATTTTGAAACGGATGGCCCTGTACTTTTAGATACGCTTCCGGAAGATATTCAGGAAAGCTCCCTGTTCAGCTTTATGATGAAGGATGCTGTATTACCCCAAAGCTTAAAAGTGATAAAAAAAATGGAGGCCAATTCCTTAAGGTAA